The Aedes albopictus strain Foshan chromosome 1, AalbF5, whole genome shotgun sequence genomic interval ATTCTCTGTCTTCTACATTTTTTATTTCCATAAAAAGCTTGATATCGTCAGCATATATGAGGATCTTGATGTGCTTAAGAATATACGTGATATCGTTTACAAACAATATAAAAagcaaaggtcctaaatgtgagccttgaGGAACTCCCGATGATACTTTGAtaggttttgaattttttccatcaaatcttACAATCTGTAAACGGTCAGTTAAATACGATTCGATCCATTTCAGAAATTTTGACTCGATTCCCATTTTATCATGCTTGAAAATCAACATTGGAATGTCTAGTTTGTCGAACGCTTTACTAAAATCGGTGTAAAGTGATTCAACATAGTTACCTCCGTCCATTGCACATAAGGtgtaattaacaaattctaacaagtttgtcgtAGTTGAAcgacctttgaaaaatccatgttgCGCATTAGTTATTCTTTGTTTTATTTGATTAAACGCACTTTTGTTTATAATAGATTCGaatagttttggtatgcatgagataatagcaattccacgataattacgaacgttagattttttaccagatttatagatgggtataaggaaagattttttccaacCTTGCGGAAACTTTCCACTTTCAAGCGACATATTGTAAAGCCAAAATAGTGGTGCCGCAAATTCAGTTGCCAAGTTCTTCAAAAGAAccggtggaattccatctggtcctGGACCTTTGTTTGGATCTAAGCCTTTTAGACCACTTAGAATGTCCTGTAACATGATTTGATTGATTCCAATATTGTTGGTAAAATCAGGAAAATGAGAGAAGTATTCATAGTCACGATCAGAATCCAAAAATGTACTATAAGTTTCTTGGAAATAAgccgcaaaaagattgcaaatttcatcGGGATTTTCTCCTACTTCATCATCGAAtgacatttttgatggaaaattgcTTGACTTTAACTTAGTTTTAGCAtaactaaagaaatttttggggcacgattttatttcattttcggtttttCTGTTATATTCTTCAAGTGCAGTGGAAATGGCTAGATTGAGTTGGTTGCAAATGAATAAATACTTTTCTAGGTTTTCTTGATTTTTGTGTCGTCGATAAACTTTATGAGCCTTCTGTTTCCGATTCTTCATGTTAATAATATGCCTGTTGAACCAGATTGGATTTTTAGAACCATGATTTCGTCGTTTTCTCTTCAATGGAACTTCCGAATGAATTATTTCCACCAAAATGCTATAAAATACCTCAACAGCATATTCTATATCTTGACCTTTTAAAACAGATTGCCAATTGGTTCTATTAAGTTTAAATCTAATGTTGTCATAATTGGCTTTATTATAATCATAGACTTCCTCATAGTCACAGTTATTTGAGTTTTCATTCATATGGACAAATACGGAGTACTCTATGGCGGTGTGGAACACCTCATTTTTCCATAATGGAGAGGAAGCTTCTTCCACACAGAAGTCCTCAAGAATATTGGTCAATAAAAAGTCTaaaaatcgattctgctgattttTTACATGATTGATTTGGTTCAAacctaaacaagcagttttttcgAAAATCAACTGCAGCGTTTCATTTTCACCTACAACAGGAAGTAAAATACTTTCGTTTTCAGAGTCACATATGAAATCTGCATCGCGTTGATTAAAATCTCCGTAAATATGAACCctgatttccggaggaaatcgtgaaataatttcttcagcagtaTGGAAGAACAATTCATATGATGATTTGCAAGCTTGATCAGGTGGAAAATATACCGATGCAAAAACATGAGTTTCGCCGGCGATTTCTGCTTTAACCCAAACGTGATCGAATTCTTTAAATTTAGTAGAAACAATCAGCTCAGAGTTAAATTTTGTGGATATAGCAACTAAAACACCGCCACCAGACATTCTTTGGGTAAGAGTTAAATCTCGATCATCTCTAAAAACATTAAAATCattaccaaaaacttcttcacttttaaCGCTATCATTCCAACTGGTTTCAGTACCCAAAACAACCGAGAAGGATGAACTCAAgatttgtttgtgaatttcgtttaCTTTTTTTGCGCTTCTCATGCGATTGAAATTCTGACAATAAACTAGAATCTCAAAAgcatttgtttttgaaaaagttgttggTAATTCGTTAAGTTGAACAATATTGCTTAAAATTAGTGGTATATTACCAGGCGATGCTGGATTGTCTGCAACTTCCTCCGTGGAGGGTGTCAAATTAGATAAATTTGAACTGCATTCTTCATCCACCGATTGCGTCGATTCATCTAAAAACCCTGACAGGAGCACGACGCACAGTGGTTATTTACAGATGGCTTTGCCGGCGGCCCGGTCGTCCAATTACGAGATGATTCACGATCAGCTGGATAGGGGTTCaatttgccacacaatgtacaaattcatgcaatggcaggcaaaggaagcccttcaattaataactgtagaagtgctaaaagaacactaagttgaagagaggtaggccaagtcccagtggggacgtagagccataaagaagaagaagaagaagaagaagaagaagaagaagaagaagaagaagaagaagaagaagaagaagcattaaAACTTGTAAGAGTCGCTTTcattaaaagaagggaaatttcTAGTGAAGCTATATTAGCTGCGatgttaaccttccaggacgcgcgccaacgagcaaccgaaactgcaccgcgctcacgctgtgtacgaaaagcgaggttttttggtagtgttgtactttttacaacagcgcgcgcgctgaagggttaacaaaAGCTTAAGGAACATTTTTAGTGAATCAGTATCAACTATAATGTTAACAGTTCCCAaagaactcaaaagaacagccatcTTTGTAGGAAGGAAGATGCCTATGACTAAGTGTTAGCTGTAATGGTAACAAATACTTCAGAAATAAGTTAATAAAAGCGGCCTAGGCTTAAAAATATCCAATGACTATTTAGTATCTAATAATTTGTTGATGGAacatcaaatgaaaaaaaaaatggggaaaCGTACTTATTCGGGCAAACGGCTTTAGGGAAAacggcgttcggggaaacgacattcggggagaAGTAGCACAACCGTTTGCCTCGGATTCGATTGGCTTAAGAAGGCGtgcagcgcagagagcacgagaGGCGGCATTGACTTGAAATTGTAGCTTGAATGGTTGAAAACTAATAAATTTCGCAGGTGCTTTCGAATTTACTGAGAACAGCCACATAAAAGTTAACAAACTTTATTGAAAATCAAAAACCGCCTTCTtcttcgtcatcatcgtcgtcaccgCCTTCCATGTCATCCGCTCGACCCGAATCATGCGCACCAATTTGCGATGAATCGAAAACACCCTTACGACTTCGTTTGGCATCACTCGATCCACTGGTTCCGGCGAATTTCTCCGCCGTCCGCTTACGCAGTTCCTCGACACCGTCATCAGCTTCCGCCCACTCCAGCACCAGTCTTCGGCCGTACAAATGGGTACTTTGGCACAGCGCTTCAAACGCCTGTTTGGCATCGTTTTCGGTAACGAAGTCCACAAAACAGAATCCTCGATGGCTTTCGTCTGCACTGGATACCATCTTCCTCGGCAGGCGTACCGATTTGAGCTCTCCGAAAACCCTGTAAAATACGTATAAACATATAAATATAAAGGAGACCATTTATATTTGGTATTAGTTGAAAAGTAGGAAGAAGAATACTCACTTGAACAAGTCTCGAATTTCCTTGGCGTTCGCTTGGAACGGAACGTTTCTCACAAAGATCTTCGTGCCGGTCTGCTTCTTCATTTTATTTGTCTTCCTAGCATTTGAAGCAACCTCGGTATTAAGGGTCCTATCGCTTCGGGAAAGTTCCACTATTCTTCCATCAAGGTGAACTGAGTGGAGATTTTTCAACGCTGCGTCTGCCGATTTACGCAGTTTGAACTGAATGAAGCCGTACCCACGGCTTTCGTTTTTGCCTCCATCTTTTCGGCGTACTACCTGCATCGAATGGATTGGGCCCATGTTTCTGAACGTTTCACGGATACTGTCCTCGTTGGTTTGGAAGCTGAGGTTTTTGAGGAACAAGGTGGTCCCTTCCTCTGGCGATAGATCAGCATATTCATCTTTTTCAGGTTCCGTTGGTTCGGGGGCTGCTGGTTCGGCATCATCCAGTTCATCAGTTTGGGGTGCTTTTGGCTTCTTGACCTTTATGCTTTCCGCTTCGGTATCCTTCTTTTCCGATTTGCCTGGTTTGGCAAATATGTTATCTGGAGCCCACTCAAGATAGAGTGGAAGTGACTTGATGCGAGAATATGCCAACTTTTTGAATGCCTTCTTGGCTTCACTGGGGTCCAAGAACTCGATAACCGCTAAAAGAAAGGATACAATCAGTATGCTGTCCGGAGGTAAGGTTGAAATATAAGTTTGAGGTGCCGACGGTAGTCAAAGCACTGCCGACTAATTGCATGCACAAATTATGCGGAATACGCGAGGAACGAAAAACAATCTTGTACATACCCGACACGCCGCTCGGAGGAAGCACCACTCGTCCCAGCAAACCAAACTTATCGAAGCGCTGCTTCAGTTCGTCAATCTCCGTACCGGCCGGCAAATTTTTagcaataatgatcgagttggaCCTGGCCTTGGGAACACCATTGAACGCGTCCAAATGGATACCGTTGTCCACCAAAAACTGTCGCATTTCAGAAACGATTTCAGTTTCGCCGAGAGCCAACCTCACCGCAGCGCTGGTGGTTCCTCCTTCGGTGCTCAACACTTCTTCCTTCGTTTTGCCGTACTTTTTGGCGACCACCTCGGCAATGGCGTTTTCCCCCATGAACAGTGTGTTCCAGTTGTGCGAAGATTGAGCCGTTTTCTTAAGTTTTAACTCCTTCTTCTGTTTGTAGTTCAAGTTGGATTCATCCTCGTCCAGATCTTGCTTGCTCTCGTCCACTTTGGCCGGTAGTAGATGAAACATGCGCCCGTGGAAGAAAGTGCCATTCAGTTCACTGTATGCCTGGACAGCATGTTCAGGCATAAGGAATGTGACCGTTCCGAAACCCTGAAAAGTGTGGAAATAAAGAATTAGGAATCTGTTGATTATTTGAAGAAAAGAAATTAGCTACAATTTTGGGacttaatttattttgaaatacaTATATATGagtgaaatctctgaagatattatggaaactttttaacgCGATTTATGGCAAAATTCATACTTCTAAAAGACTTACTCAACAATAATTACCTTCAATTTCCTCGTATTGGTATCGATCGGCAGGTCAACCTCCGCCACCGGGCCATACTTTTCGAACAGTTGCTTCAAGTCCTCCTCCTTCACCGAGTAGGCCAAATTCCGGAAGAACAGTTTCCCCGTTTCGACGATACTCTCGCTGCAAACCGATTCCTTCTGGCGGATCCATTTGGGGTTCTCCTTTTTGCTGAGTTGACTTTTTTCCTCCTCGGACCGAAGGCGATCCTTGGCAGTAAAATCTACCACTTTGACCTGCTTCCCACCAAGGAAACTTTTGTCCTTGAGCAGAGCTTTCTTCAGTTCGCCTTCGGTTTTATATCCCACGTAAGCAAATCCTTTCTGCTTCGGTGGTATCCGAATGGAGAACGGTTTTACCGGTTTGAAGAACTTGAGCAAATCTTGACGTTTGGTCTTCGACGGAATATTGTGAATTTTGGCCACGAAAAGGTTGGTCAATTTAAGTTCCTTCTTTTTCTCACCACCCGACTCTTTCTTGACTTCAGACTGTTCTTCTGCGGACTTAGATTCATCCTCGCTAGCGCCGGAATCCTCACTGCCGGACGACTGTTGTAACTGATTGTCCCAAACGGCCGTGCCAGCCTTATTCTGCACCTGCACGAACTCCTTGAAGAGTGGATCATTTTTGTGCTTCTGCAAGATATCCTCAGCTGTTTCTCCCTTTTTCTTGGCCGCCTTCACCTTCGCATCTCCTGGTGGCTTCTGTACATCCTCCGCGTCCTGCTTATTCTTGCTATACTTACTCCACACTTTCAAACCCTTCGCTTCGTTCAAAGCAGCACACGGGGCTACACTGATTTTGGATGTTCTCAAAAACGTATTGTTGAAGTGACTGATCGCTTTCGAGGCTTGATCTTCCGTTTCATACCCGATGAACCCAAAGTTCCGGAATTTGCCCTCCGGCGTGTACTTCAGTTGAATATCCGTCACGATTCCACACTGGCCGAAATGATCTCGCAGTTTGGACTCCGTTATCTGTCAATAAATCCCATTTaaacattacaaaaaatatcCTAATTTAGCTATATTTTACTACCTACCCCATTCGGGATGTTTTTGATGATTATTCGTGACATTTTTGCAACAATTTCACATAAATTTCAAATCACGAACGGCTACAACGCGTTCTGCGCACAACAgccacaacagcaacagcaaccgCAGCAACCGCACCGATATTTACATCTGAGATGCACGTGAGTTTGTTTACGTATTTTGACATGCGATGTTCTAGGACTAGGGTGgatctagaaatcctctacatagagataagcggaagttacatacagtagacgttcgctcggtgcaaacgctttaactgcaatgctttttaactgcaagtccgctaagtgcaacaattttgcagttatcgcaccgctatccgtcaaaacaaaatgtcaacagcgatgcgatgtttttcgcttgcacttttgttgcagtgcgatgttttactTATGCACATttactgcattctgcagcaactgtcaGTTCTTTGACgtatgtcagttgttgcagttatcgaatttcattcggtaagtgaaacgtaaacatgttgcagttatcgaacgtctactgtatctggagctcgatttgaataggtcgtatgtgcttttgtcgattgaaaattcgatcagttggattcgcttattatagcgaaaaccgttgtaatttagcaaagtttatacatacagcagaatcctcacaaaacaggctttctgttccatcattaaaagtttgcaaaatatctgccacatTGCTACAAtggctaaaataaactgatcgaattttatatcgacaaaagcacatacgacctattcaaatcgagctccagatatgtcgattcggcaacgctgttcattttgtttacatcagctgccaacacttgctgcaaagctagatgttcaaactttgtgcgtgacttcgtagtggttcaagttgtattgtttacattttctaattatggtagaattttttttttaaattttgaaaaaaatagcggagcaatcgatgaaatctgaaatttattgcaaagtgttaagctaaacatatcggcagaactgaagcaagaagcagcaatgaaagttttttcgagaagtacAGCAACAAatgtttcgtcataagcttgaacttttgaaagcagaattaattaaattctatctttttactaaacttacatacagtagacgttcgataagtgcaacatgtttacgtttcacttaccgaatgaaattcgataactgcaacaactgacagacgtcaaagaactgtcagctgctgcagaatgcagtcaatgtgcataagtaaaacatcgcactgcaacagaagtgcatgcgaaaaacatcgcatcgctgttgacatttcgttttgacggatagcggtgcgataactgcaaaattgttgcacttagcggacttgcagttaaaaagcattgcagttaaagcgtttgcaccgagcgaacgtctactgtataccgtcaatttctcgatattaaaaataaataattttaatttatttagttcggattgcaataccgttcaatcgacgccttcttacgaacgatcagcctgttcatttggctcacactttgacagttctttctgctcgattggcttacaattgccgcttccgcagatctctataatgtaggattactaggtgGATCTAACACAAccgcacgcagaaaaatattcgaataaatctagattgagtttaaataagggcgaaagtaacatgagcgagttctcttcatcgattctctcttcttcaaattaaagtgacaagatgcaagtatggttgcacttgttggtcataaatcgctaggttgcgatgcaatctagcgtctaagtgtaaaaaagtttgattgaaaaaaaaaagctcatatttggctcactttttaaatatttttttatgagatcttacgcgccatacaaaagtacagtagacgttcgataactgcaacatgtttacgtttcacttaccgaatgaaattcgataactgcaacaactgacagacgtcaaagaactgtcagttgctgcagaatgcagtcaatgtgcataagtaaaacatcgcactgcaacaaaagtgcatgcgaaaaacatcgcatcgctgttaacatttcgttttgacggatagcggtgcgataactgcaaaattgttgcagttagcggacttgcagttaaaaagcattattGCAGTTGTGAcgccggagctttacggttttcggatgtagaaaacatacactgtagaactgtggtctagaactaactttattactaatgctaagccttatatatatgaatgaatgtacaatacattctacctgatttgactcattatcttttgggtccctttcttattatctctactttgttatcgccgccactatcggtgcgtcactattttcattacaatttatgggtctctttcttggtccttcgtagaagattagtttatgacgtaattgtcttgggtagcagagaattatcaactatgcgcatattgcaactaacaatatgccatgcggtgcgctgtataacttaaggaaaatgacaacttgagtttgaaatgcaaattgattgattcgcgttcgttacattccggaccccgtaaatctactagatttacaataataattgtcgataagcgatttattacttattatatgaaatgatattaatattgtctttttacttaggactagacatttgtgttgaattttggatacacatttcctctatacaggttcatttctgtttcttctgtttcATTGTTTGGTTTACCTCTGGGTTGGCACAATCAAATGCTATCAATCCTCTAGTTTCGAAACCAAAGATTAATGTAAACATGTATACAAGCAACATAAACGATATGAAGTTACTAGGATTTTTTGTTCTTATGGTTTTATTCGAACGTAGATTGCACATTTCTTCATGATCATCTTGATTCGGGATTAAATCTGGTGAATCTAGTTTCTTCGGTTCTGAAAGTGGAATTGTGTCATGACTTCCTTGAAAGTTTTGAGTTTGTTGAAATAAATCATCATTTGTTTCTAAAGATGGCTTTGGCTTTTGAATTTTCCGAACATCTAAAACTGCCACTTTGACGGCTGGTCTTTCATAAATACCTTTAGATGTTTTAATTTCAGCAGATCTTACTTGTCCATCTTTAGCCATTCTAACACTGATTACTCGACCTTTCAGCCATGTTCCAGGAGGTGCCTTATCATCAGTTATTACAACAATATCGTCAACCTTAATAGGTTCAATTTGATTAGTCCATTTATTTCGTTTCAACAATAATGGAAGGTACTCTTTCGTCCACCgatcccaaaaatatttcccatagttttgaacctttttccaatgatgtttttctaagtgaattgcagttggatcataaggtggtacatattctccagcacgaccaattagaatatgaaatggtgtcattatttcgtcgtcgatatcttctactggtatgtgtgttaatggacgagagtttaaaataaattctacttggatcagagcagatcttaaaattgctggtcgtggtaaacgactaccatactgcttcagcattttatatagcgataactttatgattttaataagcctctcccatactccgccgaaatgggatgccgcgggaggattgaatgtccattttaaggctaatgctgccgcatcaccgtttctcattcttttatcaatattcacaattagttcttttaattcattgtcagctccaacaaagttggtgccattatcgctgtaaaggtgcttaat includes:
- the LOC109431342 gene encoding probable RNA-binding protein 19 — protein: MSRIIIKNIPNGITESKLRDHFGQCGIVTDIQLKYTPEGKFRNFGFIGYETEDQASKAISHFNNTFLRTSKISVAPCAALNEAKGLKVWSKYSKNKQDAEDVQKPPGDAKVKAAKKKGETAEDILQKHKNDPLFKEFVQVQNKAGTAVWDNQLQQSSGSEDSGASEDESKSAEEQSEVKKESGGEKKKELKLTNLFVAKIHNIPSKTKRQDLLKFFKPVKPFSIRIPPKQKGFAYVGYKTEGELKKALLKDKSFLGGKQVKVVDFTAKDRLRSEEEKSQLSKKENPKWIRQKESVCSESIVETGKLFFRNLAYSVKEEDLKQLFEKYGPVAEVDLPIDTNTRKLKGFGTVTFLMPEHAVQAYSELNGTFFHGRMFHLLPAKVDESKQDLDEDESNLNYKQKKELKLKKTAQSSHNWNTLFMGENAIAEVVAKKYGKTKEEVLSTEGGTTSAAVRLALGETEIVSEMRQFLVDNGIHLDAFNGVPKARSNSIIIAKNLPAGTEIDELKQRFDKFGLLGRVVLPPSGVSAVIEFLDPSEAKKAFKKLAYSRIKSLPLYLEWAPDNIFAKPGKSEKKDTEAESIKVKKPKAPQTDELDDAEPAAPEPTEPEKDEYADLSPEEGTTLFLKNLSFQTNEDSIRETFRNMGPIHSMQVVRRKDGGKNESRGYGFIQFKLRKSADAALKNLHSVHLDGRIVELSRSDRTLNTEVASNARKTNKMKKQTGTKIFVRNVPFQANAKEIRDLFKVFGELKSVRLPRKMVSSADESHRGFCFVDFVTENDAKQAFEALCQSTHLYGRRLVLEWAEADDGVEELRKRTAEKFAGTSGSSDAKRSRKGVFDSSQIGAHDSGRADDMEGGDDDDDEEEGGF